CTCACCGCCGAGCGTTTCGTGCCGGACCCGTTCTCGGCCAAAGACGACGCCCGGATGTATGCAACCGGCGATCTGGCCCGTTGGCTGCCAAGCGGAGAACTGGACTTCCTCGGGCGCGCCGACTTCCAGGTCAAACTGCGCGGCTACAGGATCGAACTGGGCGAGATCGAGACGGCCATCGACGGGTTGGACGGTGTTCGCCAGTCGGTGGCGATCGTCCGCGAGGACATCCCAGGCGTCCAGCAACTCGTGGCGTATCTGCTGGCCGATGGCAGCCCGGAAGAACCTGCCCTGAAGGTGGCCCTGGCCGAGGTGCTCCCTGCCCACATGATCCCGGGTCGCTTCGTGACACTCGACAGCTTCCCGCTCACCCCCAATAAAAAGGTCGACCGCAAGGCCCTGCCCGCTCCCACCGCGCCAGCGCGGCCCAAACCATTGACGCCCGCCGCCACGGACAGCGCACCAGCAACCGCCGCGAACAACGCTCCGGGCTTTGACGGGAACGTCACCGCCGCGATCAGCGGCATATGGACGTCGATCCTGGGTGTTTCGGACATCTCGGCGCGCGACAGCTTCTTTGATCTGGGCGGGCACTCCCTGCTTGCCGTACAGGCCCACCGCGAGATCAAGGCACAGCTGGGCGTCACCAAACTGTCGATCACGGACATCTTCCGCTTCCCCGTTCTGGGCGATCTTGCCAAGGCAGTTCAAAGCAAGCTGGAGTCGCCAGCCCCCAAACCGGCGGCCACAGCCCCGCAGCCCGCAAAGGTGCCCGAAACCGTCGGCGGAGGGGCCGCCGGCGCCGAACCCGCGCCATCCCGCACCGATGCCATGGCCCAACGCCGCGCGATGCGCGCTGCACGCCGCAAGGGCAGATGATAAATCTCGCGCGGCTGGCCGACATCGCCGCGCAGTATATGCCGGACGGCGCCGCTGCTGGGGTCGCGGACCCGTCCGCGCCCACAGCCGCCATACTGCCACAAGAACGTGCCGCAACGACGGGCATGATCGGCACGCGCTTGCGCGAGTTTTCCGCCGGTCGGGCCGCCGCCCGTCAGGCGATGGCACAGCTTGGCCTGCCTGCGGCAGCATCCCCATGCAAGGCAACCGCGCACCGCGCTGGCCTGATGGCCTCGTCGGATCCATCACGCACACATCGCAAGCCGCCCTCGCCATTGTCACCCGCAGCACCGCAGCGCGTTCCATCGGCATCGACCTCGAAGACGCGACCCCCCTGCCCCACGACCTCTGGGACGTGGTGCTGACACCCGCCGAACGCGCCCGCGCCCATGACGGCGCAACTGCAAAACGCATCTTTTCGTCCAAGGAAGCGGTCTACAAAGCGCAGTTCCCGATCACCGGGCAACGGCTGGAGTTCACCGACCTGTCCATCCAATTCGACGGATCGCACATGCGCGTGGACAGCACGCACCCGGCGGTCAAACCCCTGCTGCCGAAGCTGCATGCACAGTCGATTGAAACCCACCTCGGGGTCTACCTGTCGCTGGTGTTCATTCCAGCCGAATAACGCGCTACAGGCAGGCCTTTATGATCTCGCTGCGGTGTTCAAAGACGCTGTCCTCGTCAAACGGCTCACCGTCCCGGGCTGCACGTTTGATCAGGTCAGCCAGCGCAACCCGGTCCTGATCCAGCGCCACCACGGCCTCCGCCAGCGCTGCCACATCATCCAGCGGCACCAACCGACCACCCTGATGCGCTGCGATCAGATCGCTGGGATACGACCCGTCGTAGCCCACAATCGGCGTGGCCGACACAAGCGCCTCGATCAAACAGCGGGGCGATTCCGGCGTCTTGTGACAAAACAGAAAGATATGCGCGTCCCGCAGGTGCTGCATGACGACGTCACGGTCATCCACAAATCCGGCAAAGTGCACCTTCGCCTCGATCCCCGATGCGGCGACCAGCGCCTTCATCTCGGCTAGGTCAGGCCCATCGCCCAACCAGGTTGCCCGAAAATCAACGCCCTGCGCGTTCAGACGGGCCAGCACGGCAACCCAATCCTGCGGCCCTTTCATGGCGCTGGCGCGGCCCGTATAGACGATGTGGAGCGGCCCATCTGCAACCCCGGCGACTTTCGCCTGCACCTGTTCGGGCGCGATGTGATCGGATTTGCTCAGGTGGATATCATGGACAAGCTGCGGCTGCTCACAATAGGGCGCGTAGGTGTCAAAGGTTTCCTTGCCGTGAAACAGACCCAGAGTAGCGCGTCGGATGATGAATTTTTCCCACCACCACATCAGCCGATGCTCCAGCCGCGCACGCACACGGCGACGCCACAGATCATTGCTCGACGCTGTACGACGCACAACTTCGGATTCCACCCGGTCCGTCCAGATCGCAAAGGGCAAACCCGCGCGGTGCGCCTGCCACGCGGCAACGGATCCCCAATCACCCGTCAGGCCACCAATGGCAAAACTGAGGTAGTCGGCCTTGGCAATCTCGTCCCGGATCACGTCTCGACAGGCCCGATAATGCCGCGCGAACTGGTCCGGACGGTACGCCATGGGCAGCGGCACAAGACGAATACGCGCCATGTCCAGATCGGTATCACTGATCGGGATCCACCCATCCGGCAACGCACCGGACGTCACCGGGTTCATACAGACAACCTCGTCGAAATGCTCCGCCCACAACCGCAACCCGTTGCAGGCCTGGCTTTCCAGATGCAGCCCCGTATCCGTCTTCACCAGCGGCACAGGCGCATAGATCAACAATTTCCCAGATTTCGTCATAAAATAATACGGTCCGTCGTCGTAAAACAAAACGCAGCCCGTTCACCGGACTTGCAATAACCCATTGATCAATCACATATCTAAAGCAGCGATTATTGTCACCAAAGCACATTGTTTCCATGATCTTCCACCGCCTGAAACGCAAATCCGCCACACTGCTTTTTCTCTTTTTGTCGGCCTGCGGCCTGACAAGCAGGTGCGGCGTGCCCGACCCGCTGGCCGAGGCCGAGTTCAATGCGCTTTACGAAACCCCGCTTGCGCCAGCGACGTCCGGCCTGAGCGTCTACCACCTGGGCCACAGCCTTGTCGGACGCGACATGCCGGTCATGCTCGAACAGCTTGGCGGCGCCGATCACAGCTTCAACAGCCAACTGGGCTGGGGGTCGATGCTGCGCGAACACTGGGAACCGGACATGCCGGTCAAAGGGTTCGAACAGGAAAACCAGCACGTACAATACCGCGACCCGCACGCCGCACTGGCCGAAGGATCCTATGACGCGCTCGTGCTGACGGAATCGGTCGAGATCCGGGACAGCATCAAGTATCACAACCCCCAGGATTACCTGCACAAATGGGCCACAGCCGCGTGGGACGGCAATCCGCAAACTAGGATCTACCTGTACGAAACGTGGCACAACCTGGATGACCCCGAAGGATGGCTGACCCGCCTGGACCTGGACCTCGACCGGTACTGGGAAACCGAAATCCTGCGCCGCGCGCTCGCCCATGACGATGTGACCCAACCGATTTACGTCATCCCCGGCGGGCAGGTCATGGCCGCTTTTGCGCGCCGACTGCAGGACGCGGGGGGCATCGGACCGGTCAAAACGCACGAGGATCTGTTTTTCGACACGATCCACTTCAACGATTACGGCGCCTATCTGATGGCCCTGACCCACTACGCAGTGCTCTACGGTCGCAGCCCGGTGGGCCTTCCCCATGCCCTGCTGAAATCCGATGGCACGCCCGCCGACGATCCGGGACCGGAGCTTGCCGCGGCCATGCAGGAGACGGTGTGGCAAGTCGTGACCGGCTACGCCCCAAGCGGGGTGCGCGGCGACTGATCACTGGATCGCCAGCACCCGCAGCAACGCCTCTTGATTGATCCAAAACACGAAGGCGCCGCAAAGGACCGTCAGCGCCATAAAGAACCCGTCATGCAGCGGATCCTCGGCACGATAAGGCCGGATCATGCGATAAAGCACCGGGTAACTCAGGATAGCCGCGATGGGTTGCGCCGCCAATGCGCCAATCAAGCCGAAATGTATGACACCCAGCGCCAGAAGCCCGGTCTGCAGCACCGCGCGCAACGCCTGATAGGCCGTGAAAAGGCCGGACCGACCAGCCGACAGGAGCACAAAGGCATGGCCGCGAATGATCAGGCTGGGCATGAGCGACACACTCATCACCACCAGAATAGGCCCCGCTGCCCAATACTCGGTTGTGTACAACAACTCGATCAGCCACACGCCCAAAAGCGCCAGCCCGAACTGGATCGCGAACAGAAAGCCGGTCAGCCCGAACCGCGCCTTGGACAAGGCCCTGCGGTTGGCCTCGGACTCTGCGGGCGGACGCGCCGAATAGAGCGGATAGACCACCCGCACCGCGAGGTTGCCCATCAGGATCACAGGCACTGAACCAAAAAAATACGCGATGTTGTAAAAACCCAGATTGGCCAACGTAAAAAACTTCGACAGCAACATGCGGTCGCCGTTTTCGATGATGAAAGTCAGCCCTGAACTGACAAACAGGTACTTGCCGAAGTTAAACAGCTCAACGAAAGCCGCTTTTTCCAATTGCAGGCGGTTCGGATGACCCGGCAGCACCAGATGCGACAGAACGGCATGCAGCGCCTGTTGCACCATCATCCCTACCACAAGGGCCCAGACCGTTTCCCAGATCCACGCCACGACCACCATCACCACAATCGCCACGATCTGGCACCCCAGATCCAGGAACGTCACCCGCCCCAGATGGATGTTGCGCGACGCGGTGCCGATCTTGGTGGACCGCATCTCCATGATGAAAACGGTAAAGGCGAGGCCGAACATCAATTCGTACAGGATCGGCTCTTGGTAGAACTGCGCCACCGGGCCTGCAATCACGCAGCAGATCAGGCCCAGCAGCACGCCGCGCATCACCTGCAATGTCCAGGCCGTGTTCAGAAACACCGGGTCATTCCCGCGCTTTGACTGGACGATGCTGGCACTCAGGCCAATGTCTGAAAACATCTGCATCCCGGCCAGAAAAAGGGACAGGATGGCCATCAGGCCAAAGGCTTCGGGGAACAAAAGCCGGGTCAGGATCAGGTTTGACAGAAGACGCAGAAACTGTCCGCCCCCAAAGCCCAGAAAGGTCAGGAAGGACCCGCGCATGACCCGCGCGCCCATTCCGTCGCCAGACAACTGCCGCCGGATGACACCGATCATGCCAAACGGGCTCTCATCGGGTCGCGGCCCACGGTCATCACGCCTTATTCCGCCTTCACTGCACTGGGATGGCAGCCGTTCACGACGACGCCCAGGACGTTCGTGCTTTCCGCGACTTCCCGTTCGCATACGTCCAGCTGGCTGAACCGTGTCTTCTCGGCCAACGCGACGATCAACGCGCAATCGGTGTTTTTCAGAAACGCACGCGCGTGATCCCCACTCAAGATGGCAGGCAGGTCGAAAATCATCACATCGGGCTTGTACATGTCTTGAACACCGTCAAGAAATTCACCGATTTCATCCGAAAGGATCAGCTTGTTCGGGTCGGGTTCCGGTTGCGGCGAGATGACGACACCCACATTCTCCCTGATCCGCTTCGCATGTTCCGCAAGGGGCACCCGCCCGGTCAGAACGGACTTCAGACTGTGGCGACTTTCCAGGCCCAAAAACGTATGGATCGAAGGATCGCCAAGATCGAAATCAAAAAGCATTGTGCGCAGGTTGTTTGCGCGCCCGAGGCCCAGGGCCAGGTTGCACGCAATCGTCGTCTTGCCGCTCGCCGGTTCGGGGACGTGATCGCCAACCGGCTCCACCCGTTTTGCTGCATCTGCAACAGTGTTTTCGTGCGCAAAACGTCAAATGATGCCGCACTCGTGTCCGGCGCTTGCGACACGACGCGGTGCTTGCGCAAGGTCGCATCGGACAGGTGCACTGTCTCCAGATCGTCCCATGCCGCCGAAGACGCAGGCTGTGTGCCGGAGCGTGGTCTGACCGGTACGCTGTCCGACCGTTGGGACCGCGCCCGTGCCAAAGCGGCCTGAAGTTTTCCATACTATGTCCGCTCCATTGCAGCCGTCCCGCTGCGACGTCCTAAATCAATCCCAACCGGGCCAAAATCTTGTTTGCAATTATCTCAAGCGGCATGACCTCTGTGTGAACGTAATACAATCCGGCTGGCACCAGCGCGACAACCGCCAACATCGCCACCACTTTGAGGATCCGGCGCCGAATCCGCTCCGCCCGCGTGTCCAAATGTGGGACGACACCGATCGGGACGATGTTGAAGCGCGATTGCAGTTCGTTTGGGTGCCGGATTTTCTGGTTCAGAAGCTCGAACAGAACAAAGAGGCCAATGGCAAGCATCATACCGCCCCTACACCGGCGACCGCGATTTTCATGCGCGGCGGACCGGATGGCACTTGCGGCACGACAGCGCCCTCAATCAAACTGATGCGCTGGCCCTGGGCGTTGACCTCCACCCGTTCGGCCATGCGCGCCTGGTTCAGGTTGTTCACCGACGTGTTGTAACGCGTGCGAATGCTCTCCAGATCGCGCTCCAAACGCTCCAGCGTGATCGAGTTGGTCGCAGTTGCCGCCAAGGCGCGCGCCAGCTTCTCCAGCTCGGCATTGATGCGGACGATCTCAAGGTCGATTTCCTGAATGCGCTGGTCCATCTCGGTCAGTTGCAGGTCCAGGAACGACGGCTCGGAACTTTCGGCATCCGTTTCGTCCCTGGGCCCTGCCCCTGCAATGCTGCGTTCCAGCTGTTCGATCTGACCGACGATCTGGACCAAACGGGGATTTGTTTCAGAATAGATCGTGCGCGCCTCGGCCAGTTCCAGTTCCAGGTCTTGCAGGCGCCGTTCTTCGGGTGACAGTTCCCGACGCACGGTTGATCCAAGCCGCCCTGTCGCTTCAAACACCGCAATCATCTCGCTGCGATTGCTCACTATCGACGCGCGGTCTTGCTCAAGCCGACTTAGCCGCTCCTGCAAGGTGGATTGGCGGTCTTGCCGATACAGAAGGTCTTCGGGCAGGGCGTCCACATTTGCATTCTTGAACGCGATGATCCGATTGGATTGCGCATCAATTTCATCCGCCAGCCGGTCAGTTTCCTGCGCAAAAAAGGATACGGTGTTTTCAACCCGTTCCCGGCGGAAGAAGCTGTTGGCCTCCAGCACCAGCGTCACGTAATCGTTGACAACCTCGGCCGCGACCGACCCGCGCGAGGCGCTGAACGAAATCGACATCAGCGTCGCCTGGTTGTTCCCGCTGGACCGGCGGATGCTGGTGCTTTCACGCATGGCCTCGACAATTCTGTCCGGCGTCATCGCGTCGATATCTTCGAAAACCTCGTATTTCTGCGCAATATCAAGCAGGTTGGCCCGCGTCAGCAATTGCTCTTCAATCACCTGCAACTGTTCGCCGGCTTCCGTCTCCACAACATTACGGCCCAGTTCGATCGTGATCTTGGGCGCTTCGACCTGAAGGCGCGCCATGGACGAATAGACCGGCGGCAATTTGAACGCGGCAAAAACCGCCAACCCCGAACATACCAGAACGATCAGCATCATCAGCGGCATTCGGCGCAACAGCAGCATCCAGTAAAAACGCAGCGGCAGGGTCATTCGGCCGCCTCCCCGGTGCGCGGCCCAGGCATCGGAACCGCATATCGGTTGGACAGAAACAAGGGCCGGATCGGTGCGGTCAGGATCACGCCGTCCGCCAGCAATTCTTCGATCAACGTTGCATCAACCACGGTCTTGTCGGCACTCACGGCGTAGACAAGCGCAAGGTCGCAGATCTTGTTGATCTCGCGGGGGATACCGCCACTGATCTGATGGATCAGCGTCATGGCGTCTTCGGTGAACTCTTCGCCGCTGCCCCCGACATGCTGCAAGCGCGACGCAATGTAGGCGCGGCTTGTGCACCGGTCCATCGGGTCAAGGTGATAACTGACGGACACCCGTTGCGCGAACTGGCGCAATTCGGGCTGCGAAATCATCTCGCGCAGCTCCGGTTGGCCGAGCAGAACAAGCTGCAACAGCTCATCCTTGCCTGAATTGACATTGGTGAGCATCCGCAGCTCTTCCAGCGTTTCCGATGACAGGTTCTGTGCCTCGTCAATGATCAGCAACACCGAATGGCCCGCCGCATATTGCCCGATGACGAAATCCACGAATTGCTGGTGCAGGGCCACATAGTCAGCCGTCGGGTCGGCCTGCTGGTCAAAGGCATTCAGCACCCACCGCAACAGCTCGCCCCGTCCCCCCTGCGCATTCGAAATCAGCCCGACAACGACCTCACCATTGATCTGCGCAATCAGCGCCTGCAGCAGCGTGGTTTTACCCGCGCCCACTTCGCCGGTCAGCACGGTGATGGGCGCCTGCGTGATCAACCCGTATTCCAGAACGGAAAAGGCGCGCGTATGCCCTTTGGACCAGTAAATAAAATCCGGATCCGGCAGAAGCGCGAAGGGGCGTTCCCGGAACTGGAAATGCTGTAGATAAAGGTCCGTTTTCAAGGAACTATCCGAATGCTCTGAACTAAACTGTCTTTTGTATTCTGCTCTTACAGGCTTGGCGACTGTATCACCTAACATCATTTTGCGACAAGGTTTATCGCAGCCACAAAACCGTGCGCAGCACCCGGATTGTTGCCCGAATTGCACCGCTGACCGCCCCATTTCAATCTGGCGTGGCATTCCCGCGCGCCGCAGATTTGATCCCGCATCGAAACCGACCTGAATCACGGCACCTCGGCACCGCACCAAATCGCGCGATCAGATCAGATCCCAAGAGCCACAGGCAAGCGCATATCGCATCCCGCGCCCCGTCCACGATGGTCGCACGCCGCCCTGCCCTTGGCAGACCGACCATAATCGCCCTAAACTGTCTGCGTGCGGAAATGGAACACCCGCATATTGCAAAAATTGTGCAATAAGCCCTTTTGAAAACCGTTTGAACCACACAAAAAACAGAATTTTGAATACGATGGTCTCGATGCAGCATGACGTAAACCGCGGACGCCAGAAATGATACCTCCAGTCTTTGCGCTGCTCAGCTGGCCGGTCGTGGTCAGCCTGATCTGCCGTGGACGCGGCCTGCAAATCACCATCCTGGTGACGATCCTGGGCGGCTATCTGTTCCTACCGGAACTTCATGCCATCGACCTGCCCGCCCTTTACGAACTCAACAAGGTATCAATCCCCGCCTACACCGCTCTGGTCATTGCCATTGTTGCGATCTCGCGGACGTCGAATGCAGGACGCGGGGGAATCGCGGCCCCGGACCCCGGCACATCGCAGTGGCTGGACGGCTGGATCCCCCGCATGCGCCTGCCCTTGCTCTTGATCGGTCTGACGATGATCGGCGCGGTCATGACGGTGGTGACAAACCGCGACCCGATCATCGAACTCGACATCTACAATTGGCCCAGGGGCATCGTGGGCGAGGACGTATTCATCACGGGCCTGCGCATGCAGGACGCGGGCGCCAGCATCCTTGTCGTCATCGTCTCCCTGATCCCGATGCTGCTGGCGCGCAAATTCTTCGCACATCCCGAAGGTCAAAAGCTGCTCCTCGCGGGCTTCTGCATCGGCGGGCTGATCTACGTCCCGCTCGCGATCTTCGAGGCGCGGATGTCTCCGCAACTCAACCAGTGGATTTACGGGTTCTTCGCACATCTGTGGTCGCAGCACGTGCGCGGCGACGGGTTTCGGCCCATCGTCTTTCTCAGCCACGGGCTGATGGTGGCCCTCTTCATGTCGACGGCACTGATCATCTCGACCGGTCTGGCACGGGTGCACACGGGACGCATGCGCACACGCTTCCTCGTGGCGGCGGGCGTCCTCGTGGTGGGACTGCTGATTACCAAATCCCTGGGCGCTCTGGTGATTGCCCTGTTTCTGTGCCCCATCCTCCTCTTTGCGCCGCGCTGGGTTCTCCTGTTGATCACGGCCTCGGTCGTCAGCATCGCCCTGCTCTACCCGATTGTCCGCGGCACGTCGCTCATCCCGGTCGAAACGGTCGTCCAACTGGCCGCCCAGGTGAACCCAGATCGCGCCGCCTCCTTACTCTATCGCCTGAATTTCGAGGAACAGCTGCTGGCCCGCGCGCAAGAACGCCCGCTCTTCGGCTGGGGCAGCTGGGGGCGCGATCTCTATCTCGGCAATGGCGAATTTGCCGTGCCCGACGGGGAATGGACCCTCGTGCTCAGCCGCTCGGGCTGGTTCGGCTTCATCGGGCGCTTCGGGCTCATGTTCATACCGGTCATCCTCCTGCTGTGGCGCTGGCGTCGGGATGGCATCGGCATGGAAACTGCCGTGATCGCCACCGCGCTGACAGCTGCGGCCATCGACTTGATCCCCAATTCGGGCATGACACCGGACAAGTGGCTGTTGGCCGGTGCGCTTTGGGCCGGCTTGAACTGGGCCGGGTCACGGCCACCGCCAACGAAGAGGTACCCGACCCCCCTGCCCTGCGTCTGCGCCCCGGTTACGCGCGCCCCGTCGCGCCGGTCGCCGTCACCCGCGATGCCACGTCCGGCGCCCCGAACGACCACGACCGCGCAGCAGGTCCTCGCTACACCAGGCAGTCACAGCGCATCGCGCGTGGCCGCAAGGCCCCGGACGCAAAGCTTTACAGAAGGTAACATGTCGCTCGGTGTCATCATCATCGGTCGCAACGAAGGCGACCGCCTTGTTCGCGGCCTCGCGTCGGTTCAGACAGCGGCCCGAATCATCTATGTCGACAGTGGCTCAACCGACGGCTCGCAAGAGGCCGCGCAACGGGCAGGCGCAGAGGTGGTCGCCCTCGACATGTCGCAGCCCTTCACCGCCGCGCGCGCCCGCAATGCGGGACTTGAACAGATGCGGGTCCACGGTAAGACGCCCGAGTTTGTCCAGTTCATGGACGGGATTGCGAACTCAGGTCAGGCTGGTTTGAAACCGCGCGCGCCTTTCTGATCGACCACCCGGATGTGGGTGTCGTCTTCGGACGGCGCCGCGAACGCTTCCCCGATGCCACGATCTACAATCGGCTCTGCGATTGGGAATGGGACGTTCCCTTGGGCGAGGCGCGCGCCTGCGGTGGCGACGCTCTGATGCGCATGACCGCATTACAGGCCATCGGCGGCTACAACCCGACGCTGATCGCGGGGGAAGAGCCCGAGATGTGCGTACGGATGCGGGCCGCCAGCTGGAAGGTTTGGCGG
The Tateyamaria omphalii DNA segment above includes these coding regions:
- a CDS encoding non-ribosomal peptide synthetase encodes the protein MPDPFSAKDDARMYATGDLARWLPSGELDFLGRADFQVKLRGYRIELGEIETAIDGLDGVRQSVAIVREDIPGVQQLVAYLLADGSPEEPALKVALAEVLPAHMIPGRFVTLDSFPLTPNKKVDRKALPAPTAPARPKPLTPAATDSAPATAANNAPGFDGNVTAAISGIWTSILGVSDISARDSFFDLGGHSLLAVQAHREIKAQLGVTKLSITDIFRFPVLGDLAKAVQSKLESPAPKPAATAPQPAKVPETVGGGAAGAEPAPSRTDAMAQRRAMRAARRKGR
- a CDS encoding 4'-phosphopantetheinyl transferase family protein, producing MQGNRAPRWPDGLVGSITHTSQAALAIVTRSTAARSIGIDLEDATPLPHDLWDVVLTPAERARAHDGATAKRIFSSKEAVYKAQFPITGQRLEFTDLSIQFDGSHMRVDSTHPAVKPLLPKLHAQSIETHLGVYLSLVFIPAE
- a CDS encoding glycosyltransferase — its product is MTKSGKLLIYAPVPLVKTDTGLHLESQACNGLRLWAEHFDEVVCMNPVTSGALPDGWIPISDTDLDMARIRLVPLPMAYRPDQFARHYRACRDVIRDEIAKADYLSFAIGGLTGDWGSVAAWQAHRAGLPFAIWTDRVESEVVRRTASSNDLWRRRVRARLEHRLMWWWEKFIIRRATLGLFHGKETFDTYAPYCEQPQLVHDIHLSKSDHIAPEQVQAKVAGVADGPLHIVYTGRASAMKGPQDWVAVLARLNAQGVDFRATWLGDGPDLAEMKALVAASGIEAKVHFAGFVDDRDVVMQHLRDAHIFLFCHKTPESPRCLIEALVSATPIVGYDGSYPSDLIAAHQGGRLVPLDDVAALAEAVVALDQDRVALADLIKRAARDGEPFDEDSVFEHRSEIIKACL
- a CDS encoding oligosaccharide flippase family protein, which gives rise to MIGVIRRQLSGDGMGARVMRGSFLTFLGFGGGQFLRLLSNLILTRLLFPEAFGLMAILSLFLAGMQMFSDIGLSASIVQSKRGNDPVFLNTAWTLQVMRGVLLGLICCVIAGPVAQFYQEPILYELMFGLAFTVFIMEMRSTKIGTASRNIHLGRVTFLDLGCQIVAIVVMVVVAWIWETVWALVVGMMVQQALHAVLSHLVLPGHPNRLQLEKAAFVELFNFGKYLFVSSGLTFIIENGDRMLLSKFFTLANLGFYNIAYFFGSVPVILMGNLAVRVVYPLYSARPPAESEANRRALSKARFGLTGFLFAIQFGLALLGVWLIELLYTTEYWAAGPILVVMSVSLMPSLIIRGHAFVLLSAGRSGLFTAYQALRAVLQTGLLALGVIHFGLIGALAAQPIAAILSYPVLYRMIRPYRAEDPLHDGFFMALTVLCGAFVFWINQEALLRVLAIQ
- a CDS encoding tyrosine-protein kinase family protein, whose amino-acid sequence is MEPVGDHVPEPASGKTTIACNLALGLGRANNLRTMLFDFDLGDPSIHTFLGLESRHSLKSVLTGRVPLAEHAKRIRENVGVVISPQPEPDPNKLILSDEIGEFLDGVQDMYKPDVMIFDLPAILSGDHARAFLKNTDCALIVALAEKTRFSQLDVCEREVAESTNVLGVVVNGCHPSAVKAE
- a CDS encoding GumC family protein; this translates as MTLPLRFYWMLLLRRMPLMMLIVLVCSGLAVFAAFKLPPVYSSMARLQVEAPKITIELGRNVVETEAGEQLQVIEEQLLTRANLLDIAQKYEVFEDIDAMTPDRIVEAMRESTSIRRSSGNNQATLMSISFSASRGSVAAEVVNDYVTLVLEANSFFRRERVENTVSFFAQETDRLADEIDAQSNRIIAFKNANVDALPEDLLYRQDRQSTLQERLSRLEQDRASIVSNRSEMIAVFEATGRLGSTVRRELSPEERRLQDLELELAEARTIYSETNPRLVQIVGQIEQLERSIAGAGPRDETDAESSEPSFLDLQLTEMDQRIQEIDLEIVRINAELEKLARALAATATNSITLERLERDLESIRTRYNTSVNNLNQARMAERVEVNAQGQRISLIEGAVVPQVPSGPPRMKIAVAGVGAV
- a CDS encoding ExeA family protein, which encodes MKTDLYLQHFQFRERPFALLPDPDFIYWSKGHTRAFSVLEYGLITQAPITVLTGEVGAGKTTLLQALIAQINGEVVVGLISNAQGGRGELLRWVLNAFDQQADPTADYVALHQQFVDFVIGQYAAGHSVLLIIDEAQNLSSETLEELRMLTNVNSGKDELLQLVLLGQPELREMISQPELRQFAQRVSVSYHLDPMDRCTSRAYIASRLQHVGGSGEEFTEDAMTLIHQISGGIPREINKICDLALVYAVSADKTVVDATLIEELLADGVILTAPIRPLFLSNRYAVPMPGPRTGEAAE